From Sporosarcina sp. FSL W7-1349, a single genomic window includes:
- the tnpB gene encoding IS200/IS605 family element RNA-guided endonuclease TnpB, translating into MLKAYKYRLYPNAEQKEFFAKSFGCVRFIYNQMLADRMGLYERYKDDKDQLTLHKPRTYTSFKREFDFLNEVDNLALANAQLDLNAAYRKFFKEGAGFPKFKSKHRSKKSYKTNNQGGNIRIEGNQVKLPKIGFVKIKYHRPFDGLIKSCTVSQTSSGKYFISILVEMEEADWIPAKNKIGIDLGLSDFAITTNDVGRSEKYGNPKFLRKSEKQLVKAQEALSRKKAGSKNREKARLLLARKHEKIANQRKDFLHKLSHKITNENQVIVIETLKSSNLLQNRKLSKSISDVSWYEFARQLAYKSAWLGRTLIQADQWFASTQTCSVCEQKGEKLSLNIREWTCTNCQSTHDRDINASRNLLKLANE; encoded by the coding sequence ATGCTGAAAGCCTATAAATACAGATTGTATCCAAACGCGGAACAAAAAGAGTTCTTCGCGAAGTCTTTCGGCTGTGTCCGCTTTATTTACAACCAAATGCTGGCTGACCGAATGGGACTGTATGAAAGATACAAGGATGACAAGGACCAACTCACACTGCATAAACCGAGAACATACACTTCGTTTAAAAGGGAATTTGACTTCCTGAACGAAGTGGATAACCTCGCTTTAGCGAATGCCCAGCTGGATTTAAATGCCGCTTACAGGAAATTCTTTAAAGAAGGCGCCGGCTTTCCAAAATTCAAGTCGAAGCACAGAAGTAAAAAGTCGTACAAAACAAATAATCAAGGCGGTAATATCCGCATAGAAGGCAATCAAGTTAAATTACCCAAGATTGGTTTCGTGAAGATCAAATATCATCGACCATTCGACGGTTTAATCAAGTCGTGCACGGTCAGTCAGACATCTTCCGGAAAATACTTTATTTCCATTTTAGTGGAGATGGAAGAGGCTGACTGGATTCCTGCTAAAAACAAAATAGGAATCGATTTAGGTTTGTCAGACTTTGCCATTACGACGAATGATGTCGGTAGGAGTGAAAAATACGGCAATCCGAAGTTTCTGAGAAAGTCCGAGAAACAGCTAGTCAAGGCGCAAGAAGCACTCAGCAGAAAAAAAGCCGGAAGCAAAAACAGAGAGAAAGCCCGATTATTATTGGCTAGGAAGCATGAGAAAATTGCCAATCAGCGAAAAGACTTTCTTCATAAATTGTCTCACAAGATAACCAACGAAAACCAAGTGATTGTTATCGAAACCTTAAAATCATCGAATCTGTTACAGAACCGCAAACTGTCCAAGTCCATTTCCGACGTAAGCTGGTATGAATTCGCCAGACAGTTGGCGTATAAATCCGCCTGGCTTGGCCGCACGCTCATCCAGGCGGATCAATGGTTTGCTTCTACCCAAACATGCAGTGTATGTGAACAGAAAGGTGAGAAATTATCGCTGAACATTAGAGAATGGACCTGTACAAATTGCCAATCCACACACGACAGGGACATCAACGCCAGCCGAAATCTGCTCAAGCTGGCAAATGAATGA
- a CDS encoding DUF3048 domain-containing protein has translation MKGIMRAWPILLASILLLCTACSKKEKVEAEVIPLPSPSTDQEIVEEIEPIPQYPQPFTGILSDTENNRRPVLATINNHPLARPQSGISQADIVYEMAAEGNVTRFLALFQSDLPEEIGPVRSARDYFVHIAKGIDAFYVAHGYSPDAQTLLQNRTVDHINGMQYDGVLFQRSKERRAPHNSYISGDNVLAGAEKENASMEMEKQPSLSFHESIENAKIGDMASSITVRYGADPNFTSVYTYDAEKGTYGRTVNGILTVDKADGEQVELSNILVFEAAHRTIDNVGRQAIDINSGGRALLFHAGIVKEIEWKNENGFLTPVENGLSAKLIPGKSWIHIVASNPGMATSVTYTP, from the coding sequence ATGAAAGGGATAATGAGAGCATGGCCAATATTGTTGGCCAGCATCCTGTTGCTGTGTACAGCGTGTTCAAAAAAAGAGAAGGTGGAGGCGGAAGTAATTCCGCTTCCATCGCCGAGTACAGATCAAGAAATAGTCGAGGAAATCGAACCGATTCCTCAATATCCGCAACCGTTTACCGGTATATTGTCGGATACGGAAAACAATCGCCGTCCTGTGTTGGCGACGATTAATAATCATCCGCTTGCCCGTCCACAGTCGGGCATCAGCCAGGCGGATATCGTGTATGAAATGGCGGCGGAAGGCAATGTGACAAGGTTTTTGGCTTTATTCCAAAGTGATTTGCCCGAAGAGATCGGGCCGGTACGGAGCGCCCGGGACTACTTCGTCCATATCGCCAAAGGAATCGATGCGTTTTATGTAGCGCATGGGTACAGCCCGGACGCTCAGACGCTATTGCAGAATCGGACGGTCGATCACATCAACGGCATGCAGTATGACGGGGTTTTATTCCAACGGTCCAAAGAGAGAAGGGCTCCGCACAACTCCTATATTAGTGGGGATAATGTGTTGGCTGGGGCAGAGAAAGAGAATGCTTCGATGGAAATGGAGAAGCAGCCTTCCCTTTCTTTCCATGAATCGATTGAAAATGCTAAAATAGGCGATATGGCATCGTCCATCACCGTCCGTTACGGCGCCGATCCTAATTTTACAAGCGTATATACCTATGACGCGGAGAAAGGGACATATGGGCGAACCGTGAATGGCATTTTAACGGTCGATAAAGCTGACGGTGAACAGGTGGAGCTGTCCAATATTCTCGTATTTGAAGCGGCGCATCGGACGATCGATAATGTCGGCCGGCAAGCGATTGATATCAACTCGGGCGGCCGGGCTTTGTTATTCCATGCGGGAATCGTGAAAGAGATCGAATGGAAGAACGAGAATGGATTTTTGACGCCTGTGGAAAATGGACTTTCGGCGAAATTGATTCCAGGGAAGTCTTGGATCCATATTGTCGCGTCCAATCCGGGAATGGCAACGTCGGTCACCTATACACCGTAA
- a CDS encoding class I SAM-dependent methyltransferase, with translation MTEKMTFNQELANEYDRGIRRNLPSYDAMLRLVQTFLRANCTPQARLLVVGAGGGNELTAFGTSNPDWTFTAVDPAASMLGLARMKAEQTQMVDRVEFIEGTVDDVETEQIFDAATCLLVLHFVKEEDEKLRLLKKIRQHLPTGAPFVMATMYGDPADPAFDELFALWKAYWLDSTKLTQTEVDEMEKTLRSLSFLPENKIVALLEQAGFRNIAKFFSTNMIGGWICKAQ, from the coding sequence ATGACGGAAAAAATGACGTTCAATCAAGAATTGGCGAATGAATACGATCGGGGGATTCGACGGAACCTCCCTTCCTACGATGCGATGCTTCGGCTGGTCCAAACTTTCCTGCGGGCAAATTGTACGCCGCAAGCCAGATTGCTTGTCGTCGGCGCCGGCGGAGGAAATGAACTGACCGCTTTCGGGACAAGCAATCCCGATTGGACGTTCACCGCAGTCGATCCAGCGGCTTCCATGTTGGGATTGGCCCGGATGAAGGCCGAACAGACGCAAATGGTGGACCGGGTGGAATTTATAGAAGGAACGGTCGATGATGTAGAAACAGAACAAATTTTCGATGCCGCTACCTGTTTGCTCGTCCTTCATTTTGTAAAGGAAGAAGATGAAAAGCTGCGGTTGTTAAAGAAAATTCGGCAACATCTTCCCACCGGCGCGCCCTTTGTCATGGCAACCATGTACGGCGATCCGGCTGATCCTGCATTCGATGAATTATTCGCACTTTGGAAGGCCTACTGGCTGGACTCGACAAAACTAACGCAAACAGAAGTGGATGAAATGGAAAAAACGCTTCGGAGCCTTTCGTTCCTCCCAGAAAACAAAATCGTCGCTTTGCTGGAACAGGCCGGCTTCCGGAACATCGCCAAGTTCTTCTCCACGAACATGATCGGCGGCTGGATTTGCAAAGCGCAATGA
- a CDS encoding adenine deaminase C-terminal domain-containing protein — MWEMNEIQQQLHIINGKQAPDLLITNATYLHSIYKKWFTGNIWIAGDRIVYAGKDMPAVTEGTEIFDAAGKKIVPGYIEPHVHPFLLYNCETLADYAARLGTTTFIADNLLLFLTLGNEKSFTLLDQFAKMPFSYYWWTRFDSQTAHQQEKELFRPESVAEWLKRSDIRMGGELTAWPRLVKGDPDMFASITTAKAAGIKIEGHLPGASDKTLARMKLLGADGDHEAMTVEEVEARLLHGYGVTLRHSSIRPDLPDLLKGLVERGHDVFDHLMMTTDGATPSFYSDGMMDKCIQVALDAGVPPIDAYQMASYNIARYYDMVDLHGVIATGRYASLNIIEDEFHPVPTDVLSKGTWLKRNGESTGSLGTIDWSVVAPFAPPFELEDSDFRFDSAIGIEMVNDVITKPYEVTIDTTENRLSEEHDENFLMLIDRFGKWRVNTIIKGFATKVQGLASSFSNTGDIILIGKDKREMLRAFDEMKRIGGGMILTENGETIATIPLPLGGGGSIEPLEILIEQQNELVQALAERGYAYGDVVYTFLFLQSTHLPYIRITQVGLYDVMKNEVLVPFTER; from the coding sequence ATGTGGGAAATGAATGAAATACAACAACAATTGCATATCATCAATGGAAAACAAGCGCCCGATCTACTCATTACCAACGCAACCTACTTGCATTCCATCTATAAAAAATGGTTTACAGGGAATATTTGGATTGCGGGAGATCGGATTGTCTATGCAGGAAAGGACATGCCTGCCGTTACAGAAGGGACCGAAATCTTCGATGCCGCGGGCAAGAAGATTGTCCCTGGTTATATCGAGCCTCATGTCCATCCGTTCCTTTTGTATAATTGTGAAACGCTGGCGGATTATGCAGCGCGTCTGGGAACGACGACATTCATCGCAGATAATCTTCTCCTGTTCCTGACATTGGGCAATGAGAAATCCTTTACGCTATTGGATCAGTTCGCGAAGATGCCGTTCTCGTATTATTGGTGGACACGGTTTGATTCTCAGACGGCCCATCAACAGGAGAAGGAATTATTCAGACCGGAATCGGTTGCCGAGTGGTTGAAGCGATCTGATATCCGGATGGGAGGCGAGTTGACAGCTTGGCCGCGTCTTGTGAAGGGCGACCCGGATATGTTCGCTTCGATCACTACAGCGAAAGCGGCGGGCATCAAAATCGAAGGGCACTTGCCGGGTGCTTCGGACAAGACGTTGGCACGAATGAAGCTTCTCGGAGCCGATGGAGATCATGAAGCGATGACTGTGGAAGAAGTGGAAGCGCGGCTGCTCCATGGCTATGGGGTCACACTCCGCCATTCCTCGATCCGCCCGGATTTGCCGGATCTGTTAAAAGGCTTGGTCGAAAGAGGACATGATGTATTCGATCATCTGATGATGACGACGGACGGGGCGACTCCTTCATTCTATAGCGACGGCATGATGGATAAATGTATCCAAGTCGCACTAGATGCGGGTGTGCCTCCGATTGATGCCTACCAGATGGCTTCTTATAATATAGCCCGCTATTATGACATGGTCGATCTACATGGTGTTATTGCGACAGGCCGCTACGCTTCGCTCAATATTATAGAAGATGAATTCCATCCGGTTCCAACGGATGTCCTGTCGAAAGGGACCTGGTTGAAGCGAAACGGCGAATCGACGGGCTCGTTAGGAACGATCGACTGGTCGGTGGTCGCTCCGTTCGCTCCGCCGTTCGAACTGGAGGATTCGGATTTCCGCTTCGATAGTGCGATTGGAATTGAAATGGTGAATGATGTCATCACCAAACCGTATGAGGTCACTATTGACACGACGGAAAACCGTTTATCGGAAGAACATGACGAGAACTTTTTAATGCTCATTGACCGCTTCGGGAAATGGCGGGTCAACACAATCATTAAAGGCTTCGCCACGAAGGTGCAAGGGTTGGCTTCTTCCTTCTCCAACACGGGCGATATCATCTTGATCGGAAAAGATAAAAGAGAAATGCTTCGAGCATTCGACGAGATGAAACGGATCGGTGGAGGAATGATCCTGACGGAGAACGGGGAAACCATCGCAACTATCCCGTTGCCGCTCGGTGGAGGCGGATCGATTGAGCCATTGGAAATCCTGATCGAACAGCAGAATGAGCTGGTCCAGGCGTTGGCGGAGAGAGGGTATGCGTATGGGGATGTCGTTTATACGTTTCTGTTTCTCCAATCGACTCACTTGCCGTATATCCGAATCACCCAAGTCGGCTTATATGATGTCATGAAAAATGAAGTGCTCGTTCCATTCACGGAAAGATAG
- a CDS encoding YerC/YecD family TrpR-related protein: MQIDKIRSHQTDQLFKAILELKDLDECYHFFDDLFTIGELQSLAQRLEVARMLKLKKTYDTIQHETGASTATISRIRRCVDYGSGGYSKVLARLYPELEDKKEDSE, translated from the coding sequence ATGCAAATCGATAAGATCCGCAGCCACCAGACGGATCAATTGTTCAAAGCGATACTTGAATTGAAAGACCTCGATGAATGTTATCATTTCTTTGATGATTTATTTACAATCGGTGAGCTGCAATCGCTCGCCCAGCGGCTAGAAGTGGCTCGGATGTTGAAGCTGAAAAAAACGTACGACACCATTCAACATGAAACGGGAGCGAGCACTGCAACGATCTCCCGGATCCGCCGTTGCGTCGACTATGGCTCGGGCGGCTACAGCAAAGTGTTGGCGCGTCTGTACCCGGAACTGGAAGACAAAAAAGAGGATTCGGAATGA
- a CDS encoding GerAB/ArcD/ProY family transporter: MSRFLFYLILVNMLANIIALTPRVLVAGNDNGTILSLILVLPVIIIVSYIIISLFRHFPGQGLPEILKTYTPKWIATPVLLFFSVCWYFAGLISLIIYTSIIIRFVTPDMHISIILLTFVLVITYGILMTPRGIFYLTEIIFLIIVPFIAFILIKGYSNFYFQWDYVRVAIMHINHLPDYAAFSSSLYISIGIANLVIFNRFFTKLKKPTWKGMALLTAICTFLLLSTYFIPVGLGGFDSLDNVLYPWIMTSDSMRMKYGVIERILFFFIGAFLVLAVVSITMLWHVSLQLLSGAVQFKRFKWKRYNLTTPFFIVCFWAIAMYEIATISLDGLYRSFRIFDEYFLPVIVFLLIGCLLLAKKGAASKWRESEK; encoded by the coding sequence ATGAGCCGTTTCCTTTTCTATTTAATTTTGGTGAACATGCTCGCAAATATAATTGCCCTTACACCGAGGGTTCTCGTCGCCGGAAACGATAATGGAACAATCCTTTCGCTCATTCTTGTTCTTCCTGTTATAATTATCGTTTCTTATATTATCATTTCTTTATTCAGACATTTCCCGGGTCAAGGCTTGCCCGAAATTTTAAAAACGTACACACCAAAGTGGATTGCGACGCCTGTCCTTCTTTTTTTCTCTGTATGCTGGTATTTTGCGGGGCTAATATCATTAATCATCTATACATCCATCATCATCCGTTTCGTAACACCGGATATGCACATTAGTATAATCTTATTGACTTTTGTGCTTGTCATCACTTATGGCATCTTGATGACTCCAAGAGGTATTTTTTATTTGACCGAAATCATTTTTCTTATTATCGTCCCTTTTATCGCTTTCATCCTCATAAAAGGGTATTCTAACTTTTACTTCCAATGGGATTACGTGCGTGTTGCTATCATGCACATTAATCACTTGCCTGATTATGCGGCTTTTAGCTCCTCGCTCTATATTAGCATCGGGATAGCAAATTTAGTGATTTTCAACCGATTCTTCACAAAACTGAAAAAACCGACGTGGAAAGGAATGGCTCTTTTAACAGCAATCTGCACATTTCTTCTCTTATCAACTTATTTCATTCCCGTAGGGTTGGGAGGATTTGATTCGTTGGATAATGTTCTGTATCCATGGATCATGACAAGTGATTCCATGCGTATGAAATATGGAGTCATCGAAAGAATCCTCTTTTTCTTCATCGGCGCTTTTTTGGTCCTTGCTGTTGTGAGCATTACGATGCTTTGGCATGTTTCCCTCCAGTTGCTTTCAGGCGCCGTGCAGTTCAAACGGTTCAAATGGAAAAGGTATAACTTAACGACTCCTTTTTTTATCGTGTGCTTTTGGGCAATCGCCATGTACGAAATAGCTACTATTTCGCTTGACGGGCTTTATAGATCTTTCAGAATATTTGACGAATATTTCTTGCCGGTTATAGTCTTTTTGCTGATCGGATGCCTACTCTTAGCGAAGAAAGGGGCTGCATCCAAATGGCGGGAAAGCGAAAAGTGA
- the pcrA gene encoding DNA helicase PcrA: MNTISENLLAGMNPEQARAVKKTEGPLLIMAGAGSGKTRVLTHRIAYLVVEKNIYPSNILAITFTNKAAREMRERIDGLLGHGTGERMWVSTFHSMCVRILRRDIDRIGISKNFTILDTADQLTVIKSVLKELNLDSKQYDPRSMLNAISSAKNECIDAHEYRGQINSFNPFEKTVADVYDGYAKRLRQNQSLDFDDLIMLTLTLFEKVPDVLEFYQNKFQYIHVDEYQDTNNAQYRLVQMLASKFKNICVVGDSDQSIYRWRGADIGNILSFEKDYQNAEIILLEQNYRSTKRILDAANDVITNNRSRYDKKLRTENEEGEPIYVYKASDEKDESQFVVGKILELKERENLKLDQFAILYRTNAQSRVIEEFLVKSNLDYTIVGGTKFYDRKEIKDLLAYLRLIANNADDLALARIINEPKRSIGATSFDRMARYAIERDTPIFDSLKEVDFMGLTPRAANEVAKFHELIVGFTQMQEYLTVTELVEQVLEKTGYRAMLQNDKTIESESRLENIEEFLSVTEAFEKRAEEENGDRSLIAFLTDLALIADIDSLDKEENQSSEKIVLMTMHAAKGLEFPVVFIIGMEENVFPHSRSIGDDEEMEEERRLAYVGITRAEQKLFLTSASFRMLFGRSSYNSPSRFISEISDEIIELIPGEDDFGFGSRSSARPAAPVRPAVKKPRYQSSGGEKLGWRPGDKAVHKKWGTGMVVSVKGMGEEVELDIAFPDPVGIKRLLAKFAPIEKQ; this comes from the coding sequence ATGAATACAATTTCAGAAAACCTGCTCGCCGGCATGAATCCGGAGCAAGCACGGGCTGTGAAGAAAACGGAAGGACCTCTCCTCATCATGGCGGGGGCTGGATCCGGAAAAACCCGGGTGCTGACGCATCGGATCGCCTATTTAGTCGTGGAGAAAAACATCTACCCTTCCAACATATTAGCGATCACGTTCACCAATAAAGCCGCTCGGGAAATGCGCGAGCGGATTGACGGACTGTTGGGCCACGGGACGGGCGAACGGATGTGGGTTTCGACCTTTCACTCGATGTGCGTCCGGATTTTACGCAGGGACATTGATCGGATTGGCATTTCGAAGAATTTCACGATTCTCGACACTGCCGATCAGTTGACGGTCATTAAAAGCGTCTTGAAAGAATTGAACCTCGATTCGAAGCAATATGATCCCCGTTCCATGCTGAATGCCATCAGTTCCGCAAAAAATGAATGTATCGATGCGCACGAATACCGCGGGCAGATCAATTCATTCAACCCATTCGAAAAGACGGTGGCGGATGTCTATGACGGCTATGCGAAGCGACTGCGCCAAAACCAGTCGCTCGATTTCGATGACCTCATCATGTTGACCTTGACCCTATTTGAAAAAGTTCCCGATGTCCTCGAGTTTTATCAAAATAAATTCCAATATATCCATGTTGACGAGTACCAAGATACGAACAATGCGCAATACCGCCTCGTCCAGATGCTGGCGAGCAAATTCAAGAATATTTGCGTCGTGGGTGATTCCGACCAATCGATCTACAGATGGCGGGGGGCCGATATTGGCAATATCCTGTCCTTTGAAAAGGATTACCAAAATGCTGAAATCATCCTTTTGGAACAGAACTACCGATCGACGAAACGGATTTTGGATGCGGCGAATGATGTCATTACGAATAATCGCAGCCGCTATGATAAAAAGCTAAGGACTGAAAACGAAGAAGGCGAGCCGATTTATGTCTATAAGGCAAGCGATGAAAAGGATGAATCCCAGTTTGTCGTCGGCAAAATTTTAGAGTTGAAGGAACGGGAAAACCTGAAACTCGACCAATTCGCCATCCTCTATCGCACAAATGCGCAATCACGGGTTATTGAGGAATTTTTGGTGAAGTCGAATCTCGATTATACGATTGTCGGGGGCACGAAATTCTACGACCGGAAAGAAATCAAGGACTTGCTGGCGTACTTGCGGTTGATCGCCAATAATGCGGATGATTTGGCGCTCGCCCGGATCATTAATGAACCGAAGCGCAGCATCGGCGCCACGTCATTTGATCGGATGGCGAGATATGCAATTGAACGGGATACCCCGATTTTTGATTCGTTGAAAGAAGTCGATTTCATGGGGCTGACACCGCGTGCAGCCAATGAAGTCGCGAAGTTCCATGAACTCATCGTAGGTTTCACCCAAATGCAGGAGTATTTAACGGTGACGGAACTGGTCGAGCAAGTGTTGGAAAAAACGGGATATCGGGCGATGCTGCAAAATGATAAGACAATCGAATCGGAAAGCCGCTTGGAAAACATCGAAGAATTCCTGTCCGTAACGGAGGCTTTCGAAAAACGGGCGGAAGAGGAAAACGGAGACCGATCGCTCATCGCATTCCTCACCGATCTTGCTCTCATCGCGGATATCGATTCTTTGGATAAAGAAGAGAACCAATCGTCGGAGAAAATCGTCTTGATGACGATGCACGCAGCGAAAGGATTGGAATTCCCGGTCGTCTTCATTATCGGCATGGAGGAGAACGTCTTTCCGCATTCCCGTTCTATCGGGGATGATGAGGAAATGGAAGAAGAGCGCCGATTGGCGTATGTCGGAATCACGCGTGCGGAACAGAAGCTGTTCTTGACGTCTGCTTCTTTCCGGATGCTGTTCGGCCGGTCGAGCTATAATAGCCCATCCCGCTTCATCAGTGAAATATCGGACGAAATCATCGAGCTCATCCCGGGAGAAGACGACTTCGGTTTCGGGTCGCGTTCTTCCGCACGCCCGGCTGCTCCGGTCCGCCCAGCGGTCAAAAAGCCCCGGTACCAGTCCAGCGGTGGCGAGAAGCTTGGATGGAGACCTGGTGATAAAGCGGTCCATAAAAAATGGGGCACCGGTATGGTCGTCAGTGTGAAAGGGATGGGTGAAGAAGTTGAACTCGACATCGCCTTCCCGGATCCTGTCGGCATTAAACGGTTGCTTGCAAAATTTGCACCGATTGAAAAACAATGA
- a CDS encoding spore germination protein — translation MTEKQGTPGLPEAPALFNELLKQLKPSEDIIHTPLQIKGHCAFLLYVKTVVDGNTLQQTVIRPFFEMASKESFSSYIQSLPNQIDMPSTSQLLNLLTVGAVLIAIGDKIFLLDFRLNKNNEVQETLMEPTIHGPQKGLSEDIETLVNLIRQRYANPSLKVESLIVKNSANQLITLLYDDDQVDPVILKEIKKRFKNIGTRLFQSAGDLQHFLNKGKFSLFPSALITERPDRIVYNLNDGKVIIAIDGSPDVIIAPVIFFDFMSSMEDNYHIFSVTTFTILLRYMGLFVCLLLPSIYVVVTSYNPDIMRLELALTVAGGRIGVPYPSFIEVFFMLFFVELLTEASMRLPKAVSSTATTVGGLILGTAATEAALTSNIMIIVISAVAISTFIIPINEMSFAIRVLRLLLLVYTILFGAVGLVVGFIGLIMLLVNKESYGRPYLSIPWMNKNDELRMDKK, via the coding sequence TTGACTGAAAAACAAGGAACCCCTGGACTCCCGGAGGCACCGGCATTATTCAATGAACTATTGAAACAGCTCAAGCCATCAGAGGACATCATTCATACACCTTTACAAATTAAAGGCCATTGCGCATTTCTTTTATATGTGAAGACTGTTGTGGATGGAAACACACTCCAGCAAACGGTTATTCGTCCCTTCTTTGAAATGGCTTCCAAAGAAAGTTTCTCTTCATATATACAATCTTTGCCAAACCAAATCGATATGCCTAGCACGTCCCAATTGCTAAATTTGCTTACTGTAGGTGCTGTATTGATTGCGATTGGAGATAAAATATTTTTGTTGGATTTCCGACTCAACAAAAACAACGAAGTGCAAGAAACGTTGATGGAACCTACCATTCATGGGCCGCAAAAAGGATTAAGTGAGGATATTGAAACATTGGTCAATTTGATCAGGCAACGCTATGCTAACCCTTCTTTAAAAGTTGAATCCCTCATAGTGAAAAATAGCGCTAATCAGTTGATCACCTTGCTGTATGATGACGATCAAGTCGATCCAGTTATATTGAAGGAAATAAAGAAGCGGTTTAAAAATATCGGAACCCGTCTGTTTCAATCTGCGGGTGACCTTCAACATTTTCTTAACAAGGGAAAGTTTTCTCTCTTCCCATCGGCGTTAATAACGGAACGACCCGACCGGATTGTCTACAATTTGAACGATGGGAAAGTGATTATCGCAATTGATGGAAGCCCAGATGTTATTATCGCACCTGTTATCTTTTTCGATTTCATGTCTTCAATGGAAGACAATTACCACATCTTCAGCGTGACGACATTCACTATTCTCCTGCGATATATGGGTTTGTTCGTATGTCTTTTGCTTCCTAGTATATATGTCGTAGTGACATCGTATAATCCGGATATCATGAGATTAGAACTCGCGCTCACTGTTGCGGGAGGCAGGATCGGTGTACCGTATCCCTCGTTTATTGAAGTGTTTTTCATGTTATTTTTCGTCGAATTGCTAACCGAGGCGAGTATGCGGTTGCCGAAAGCTGTCAGTTCCACTGCAACGACTGTTGGCGGTCTCATTTTAGGTACGGCAGCAACAGAAGCCGCCCTTACTTCAAATATTATGATCATCGTCATTTCAGCAGTTGCTATTTCCACATTCATTATCCCTATCAACGAAATGAGTTTTGCGATACGGGTACTTAGGCTTCTCCTTCTTGTTTACACGATTTTATTTGGTGCGGTTGGGTTAGTAGTTGGTTTCATAGGGCTCATCATGCTGTTAGTAAATAAAGAAAGCTATGGGAGACCGTATTTAAGCATTCCGTGGATGAATAAAAATGATGAATTAAGGATGGACAAAAAATGA
- a CDS encoding heptaprenylglyceryl phosphate synthase, whose amino-acid sequence MDYILWRHAFKLDPAKPIADEELERLAESGTDGIIVGGTDGVTLENVLDLLVRLRRYSVPIALEVSTVESVTPGFDYYFIPTVLNSTKTKWINGIHHAALREYGHMMNWDEIITEGYCILNPVCKAGQLTGVTEVPDEEDVIAYARMAEHLFKLPVFYIEYSGIYGKTAIVEAAKRVLDKTRLFYGGGITNAEEAKQMAGIADTIIVGNIIYEDLKAALSTVEAVKSVSS is encoded by the coding sequence ATGGATTACATATTATGGCGACATGCCTTTAAATTAGATCCGGCCAAGCCGATTGCGGATGAGGAATTGGAGCGATTGGCGGAGTCGGGGACGGATGGGATCATTGTAGGCGGAACGGATGGAGTGACCTTGGAAAATGTGTTGGATCTGCTCGTCCGACTGCGACGCTATTCGGTGCCGATTGCGCTTGAAGTGTCGACGGTCGAGTCGGTGACGCCGGGGTTTGATTATTATTTCATTCCGACCGTCTTGAATTCGACGAAGACGAAGTGGATTAACGGGATCCACCATGCGGCGCTGCGGGAATACGGCCATATGATGAATTGGGATGAAATTATCACAGAGGGCTATTGCATCTTGAATCCCGTTTGCAAGGCTGGGCAATTGACAGGCGTCACGGAAGTGCCGGATGAGGAGGATGTCATTGCCTATGCCCGGATGGCGGAGCATCTTTTCAAGCTTCCCGTGTTTTATATAGAATATAGCGGGATTTATGGCAAGACTGCAATCGTGGAGGCGGCCAAGCGTGTCCTCGACAAAACGCGCCTATTTTACGGCGGGGGAATCACCAATGCCGAGGAAGCCAAACAGATGGCAGGCATCGCCGATACGATCATTGTGGGCAATATCATTTACGAAGACTTGAAAGCCGCCCTTTCTACTGTCGAAGCGGTGAAATCCGTTTCCTCTTAA